From a single Micromonospora carbonacea genomic region:
- a CDS encoding winged helix-turn-helix domain-containing protein: MPIPPTMDELLDDLMRRIEEGEFPPGSQLPSGRALAAEYDVSHSTINRAWATLRKRGVLVGRPGRGVFVAEV; this comes from the coding sequence GTGCCTATCCCGCCCACGATGGACGAGCTGCTCGACGACCTGATGAGGCGCATCGAGGAGGGCGAGTTTCCGCCCGGCTCGCAGCTGCCGTCAGGGCGTGCCCTGGCGGCCGAGTACGACGTCTCGCATTCCACCATCAACCGAGCCTGGGCGACGCTGCGGAAGCGCGGCGTGCTGGTCGGGCGTCCGGGGCGAGGCGTCTTCGTCGCTGAAGTCTGA
- a CDS encoding DUF3800 domain-containing protein, with the protein MLLTYVDESFTERLYWIGALLVPDGVAMPLSEALDRVMQHATKTYDVPPETELHGYDIFHARSVWKAVPPRARIAVYRAAMEAIGGHDVTIIIRGVKRPALAKRYAASARPAHEVVLSHLLERVDGYAASRDEYALVIADEVQEQAAHRADLTRYRVSGTGGYRSRKLTRIVDTLHFAPSHASRLVQAVDLVTFLYQRLDRPGTDPREAAANESLWSLVATRCYHCWCWDPLAKVA; encoded by the coding sequence GTGCTGCTCACGTACGTCGACGAGTCGTTCACCGAGCGTCTCTACTGGATCGGGGCGCTGCTGGTGCCGGACGGGGTGGCGATGCCACTGAGCGAGGCGCTCGATCGGGTGATGCAGCATGCGACGAAGACATACGATGTGCCGCCCGAGACGGAGCTGCACGGCTACGACATCTTTCACGCCAGGTCCGTCTGGAAGGCGGTGCCGCCCCGTGCCCGGATCGCGGTCTATCGCGCCGCCATGGAGGCGATCGGCGGTCACGATGTCACGATCATCATCCGTGGCGTGAAACGGCCAGCCCTGGCCAAGAGATACGCCGCATCCGCCCGGCCAGCACACGAGGTGGTGCTGTCACACCTGCTGGAGAGAGTCGACGGGTATGCGGCGAGCCGGGATGAGTATGCGCTGGTCATCGCCGACGAGGTGCAGGAACAGGCGGCGCACCGGGCCGACCTCACGCGGTACCGGGTGTCCGGGACCGGCGGGTACCGGTCGAGGAAGCTCACGCGCATCGTCGACACGCTGCACTTCGCCCCGTCGCACGCCAGCCGGCTCGTCCAAGCCGTCGACCTGGTGACGTTCCTCTACCAGCGTCTTGACCGGCCGGGCACCGATCCGCGGGAGGCGGCGGCCAACGAGAGCCTTTGGTCCCTGGTCGCCACCCGCTGTTATCACTGCTGGTGCTGGGACCCGCTGGCCAAGGTTGCGTGA
- the ligD gene encoding non-homologous end-joining DNA ligase — MPADRLKVDVQGRPLELSNLDKVLYPAAGFTKGEVIDYYTRIAPVLLPHLADRALTRIRYPNGVEDKSFFEKNAPAATPAWVRTENLPAPGSTRGRETIDYVVADDLPTLVWLANLAALELHTPQWKIGGHPDLLVVDLDPGPPAGLRECSQVALLLRDRLALDGLDPHPKTSGKKGMQLCCPIAGTQSSDTVSDYAHRVARELAETHPKLVVSRMAKNLRGGKVFIDWSQNNAAKTTVAPYSLRAQPVPAVSTPLTWDEVAAGAAGKRPAARPYTAAEVLKRVDKHGDLLAAVLTAGPEVSAG, encoded by the coding sequence ATGCCGGCTGACCGGCTCAAGGTCGACGTGCAGGGCCGCCCGCTGGAGCTGTCCAACCTCGACAAGGTGCTCTACCCGGCGGCGGGCTTCACCAAGGGCGAGGTGATCGACTACTACACCCGCATCGCCCCCGTGCTCCTGCCGCACCTCGCCGACCGGGCCCTCACCCGCATCCGCTACCCCAACGGCGTCGAGGACAAGAGCTTCTTCGAGAAGAACGCCCCCGCCGCCACCCCCGCCTGGGTACGCACCGAGAACCTCCCCGCCCCCGGCTCCACCAGGGGCCGCGAGACCATCGACTACGTCGTCGCCGACGACCTGCCCACCCTCGTCTGGCTGGCCAACCTCGCCGCCCTGGAACTGCACACCCCGCAGTGGAAGATCGGCGGCCACCCCGACCTGCTGGTCGTCGACCTCGACCCCGGCCCCCCGGCCGGGCTGCGCGAGTGCAGCCAGGTGGCGCTGCTGCTGCGCGACCGGCTGGCTCTCGACGGGCTCGACCCCCATCCGAAGACGTCGGGCAAGAAGGGCATGCAGCTCTGCTGCCCGATCGCCGGCACCCAGTCCTCGGACACGGTCTCCGACTACGCCCACCGGGTCGCCCGCGAGCTGGCGGAGACCCACCCGAAGCTGGTCGTGTCGAGGATGGCGAAGAACCTGCGCGGCGGGAAGGTCTTCATCGACTGGAGCCAGAACAACGCGGCGAAGACGACGGTCGCCCCGTACTCGCTGCGCGCCCAGCCCGTGCCGGCCGTGTCGACGCCGCTGACCTGGGACGAGGTGGCGGCCGGCGCGGCCGGGAAGCGCCCAGCTGCCCGCCCCTACACGGCGGCCGAGGTGCTCAAGCGGGTGGACAAACACGGCGACCTGCTCGCCGCCGTGCTCACCGCCGGCCCCGAGGTGTCCGCCGGCTGA
- the ligD gene encoding non-homologous end-joining DNA ligase, protein MPGAPLKPMLATTGPLPAGEDWAYEFKWDGVRALADIVGGRQHLYARSGVQISAAYPELITLAEQVDDALLDGEVVLLDQAGQPSFTALAERMHVRDPAKAARLAASVPVTYLIFDLVRLRGADLTGRPWRERRALLEALGLGGARWAVPPVFADGPATYEAAGEHGLEGVMAKRVGSAYRPGVRSPDWVKVKLEVTGDFVVGGWRPGARRIGGLLVGVPRPDGRLTYRGRVGGGIGAALERELLRELEPLRADSSPFAGDVPREDARGAHWVDPRVVVEVKYGQRTPDGRLRFPRVLRLRPDKPPEEVDDAG, encoded by the coding sequence ATGCCCGGCGCGCCGCTGAAGCCGATGCTCGCCACGACCGGCCCGCTGCCCGCCGGTGAAGACTGGGCGTACGAGTTCAAGTGGGACGGCGTACGCGCGCTCGCCGACATCGTCGGCGGCCGGCAGCACCTCTACGCCCGCTCCGGCGTGCAGATCAGCGCCGCGTACCCGGAGTTGATCACCCTCGCCGAGCAGGTCGACGACGCCCTGCTCGACGGCGAGGTGGTGCTGCTCGACCAGGCCGGTCAGCCCTCCTTCACCGCGCTCGCCGAACGGATGCACGTGCGCGACCCGGCGAAGGCGGCCCGGCTCGCGGCGAGCGTACCGGTGACGTATCTGATCTTCGATCTGGTGCGGCTGCGCGGCGCGGACCTCACCGGCCGGCCCTGGCGCGAACGCCGCGCCCTGCTGGAGGCCCTCGGCCTCGGCGGCGCGCGCTGGGCCGTGCCCCCCGTCTTCGCCGACGGGCCCGCCACCTACGAGGCGGCCGGCGAGCACGGCCTCGAAGGGGTGATGGCCAAGCGCGTCGGCTCGGCCTACCGGCCCGGCGTCCGCTCGCCCGACTGGGTGAAGGTCAAGCTGGAGGTCACCGGCGACTTCGTCGTCGGCGGCTGGCGGCCCGGGGCCCGCAGGATCGGCGGCCTGCTCGTCGGCGTGCCCCGCCCCGACGGCCGGCTCACCTACCGGGGCCGCGTCGGCGGCGGCATCGGCGCGGCCCTCGAACGCGAGCTGCTGCGCGAGCTGGAACCCCTGCGCGCCGACAGCTCCCCGTTCGCCGGCGACGTGCCCCGCGAGGACGCCCGGGGCGCACACTGGGTGGACCCCAGGGTCGTGGTGGAGGTGAAGTACGGCCAGCGCACCCCCGACGGCCGGCTGCGCTTCCCCCGGGTGCTGCGGCTGCGCCCCGACAAGCCGCCCGAGGAGGTGGACGATGCCGGCTGA
- a CDS encoding non-homologous end joining protein Ku: MRAIWKGAVSFGLVSIAVKLYSATEEKDIRFHQVHRSDGGRIRYKRTCSVCGEEVTYDDIAKGYDIGGGEMVILTDEDFADLPLTTSHAIDVLEFVPAEQVDPILYNKAYFLEPEGAATKPYVLLRDALADSERVAIVKVALRQREQLATLRVREGVLLLNTMLWPDEVRTPDFGFLGEDLKVRPPELAMASSLIDSMAGEFEPEVFTDDYRAALQEVIDAKVEGREVVAPEEAEEAPAAAVDLMAALKASVERARAARGEQPESGGGPTPITSARSAQKATKAAKKAKAPARGTAEKKTAKKAGGTKAAEGAQKAAQGKATAKTTAGKAEKKAPARKAAPKKAAPRKTA, translated from the coding sequence ATGCGGGCGATCTGGAAGGGGGCCGTCTCGTTCGGGCTGGTCTCGATCGCGGTGAAGCTCTACTCGGCCACCGAGGAGAAGGACATCCGCTTCCACCAGGTGCACCGCTCCGACGGGGGGCGCATCCGGTACAAGCGGACCTGTTCGGTGTGCGGTGAGGAGGTCACCTACGACGACATCGCCAAGGGCTACGACATCGGCGGCGGCGAGATGGTGATCCTGACCGACGAGGATTTCGCGGACCTGCCGCTGACCACGTCGCACGCGATCGACGTGCTGGAGTTCGTCCCGGCGGAGCAGGTCGACCCGATCCTCTACAACAAGGCGTACTTCCTGGAGCCGGAGGGCGCGGCGACGAAGCCGTACGTGTTGCTGCGCGACGCGCTGGCCGACTCGGAGCGGGTGGCGATCGTCAAGGTGGCGCTGCGCCAGCGGGAGCAGTTGGCGACCCTGCGGGTACGCGAGGGGGTGCTGCTGCTCAACACGATGCTGTGGCCGGACGAGGTGCGTACCCCCGATTTCGGTTTCCTCGGCGAGGACCTGAAGGTCCGGCCGCCGGAGCTGGCGATGGCCAGTTCGTTGATCGACTCGATGGCGGGCGAGTTCGAGCCGGAGGTCTTCACCGACGACTACCGGGCGGCGTTGCAGGAGGTCATCGACGCGAAGGTGGAGGGCCGGGAGGTCGTCGCGCCGGAGGAGGCCGAGGAGGCCCCGGCGGCGGCGGTGGACCTGATGGCGGCGCTCAAGGCGTCGGTGGAGCGGGCCCGGGCGGCGCGCGGGGAGCAGCCGGAGTCCGGTGGCGGGCCGACCCCGATCACGTCGGCCCGGTCGGCGCAGAAGGCCACGAAGGCGGCGAAGAAGGCGAAGGCCCCGGCGCGCGGGACGGCCGAGAAGAAGACGGCGAAAAAGGCCGGCGGGACGAAGGCCGCCGAGGGTGCGCAGAAGGCGGCCCAAGGGAAGGCCACGGCGAAGACGACGGCGGGGAAGGCCGAGAAGAAGGCTCCGGCGCGGAAGGCCGCCCCGAAGAAGGCGGCGCCCCGCAAGACCGCCTAG
- a CDS encoding TetR/AcrR family transcriptional regulator: MPRRADDRSATRAPARLSRETIVAAAIDLADRDGLAGLSMRRLAQHLGVDAMSIYYHLRDKDTLLAAMVDAVAAEIETEAGVEAAIMGGGTAAGVEAAGNGPWTDQLRALITRARRTMLRHPWAARVLEARDTPTPAVLRHIERVLAVMRGGGCSVSLSHHALHLLGSRILGFSQDLFDDSPNTAPTGEAAAAQAAAWAETMPHIAELAAAVAHSGALGGCDDEDEFAFALDLLIEGLDRRRLAERG, encoded by the coding sequence ATGCCCCGACGCGCCGACGACCGCTCCGCGACCCGTGCCCCCGCCCGCCTCAGCCGGGAGACGATCGTCGCCGCCGCGATCGACCTCGCCGACCGGGACGGCCTCGCCGGGCTGAGCATGCGGCGGCTCGCCCAGCACCTCGGCGTGGACGCGATGTCGATCTACTACCACCTGCGCGACAAGGACACCCTGCTCGCCGCCATGGTCGACGCCGTCGCCGCCGAGATCGAGACCGAGGCCGGGGTCGAGGCCGCCATCATGGGCGGCGGGACCGCGGCCGGCGTCGAGGCGGCCGGCAACGGGCCGTGGACCGACCAGCTGCGGGCGCTGATCACGCGGGCCCGCCGGACCATGCTGCGCCACCCCTGGGCGGCCCGGGTGCTGGAGGCCCGCGACACGCCCACTCCGGCCGTGCTGCGCCACATCGAGCGGGTGCTCGCCGTCATGCGCGGCGGCGGCTGCTCGGTGAGCCTGAGCCACCACGCCCTGCACCTGCTCGGCAGCCGCATCCTCGGCTTCAGCCAGGACCTGTTCGACGACTCGCCGAACACCGCGCCGACCGGGGAGGCGGCCGCCGCGCAGGCCGCCGCCTGGGCCGAGACCATGCCGCACATCGCGGAACTCGCCGCCGCGGTCGCGCACAGCGGTGCCCTCGGCGGCTGCGACGACGAGGACGAGTTCGCGTTCGCCCTCGACCTGCTGATCGAGGGGCTCGACCGGCGGCGGCTCGCCGAACGGGGCTGA
- a CDS encoding nitroreductase/quinone reductase family protein, protein MGTSPKPPPRWFVRSAWLGHKALLRLTADRVGLSAPTPGGRFGMLRLRTTGRRSGRPRAVIVGYIRDGDRFVTLAMNGWDAADPAWWLNLQAHPRATVDLGGGSREVTAHRATGAERDRLWSALHGYQGYGDLDGLAAHRGRETAIVVLTPVPA, encoded by the coding sequence ATGGGCACCTCCCCCAAACCCCCGCCGAGGTGGTTCGTCCGCAGCGCCTGGCTGGGCCACAAGGCCCTGCTCCGCCTCACCGCCGACCGGGTGGGCCTGAGCGCCCCGACGCCGGGCGGGCGGTTCGGCATGCTGCGGCTGCGCACGACCGGCCGTCGCTCGGGCCGACCGCGCGCCGTCATCGTCGGCTACATCCGCGACGGCGACCGGTTCGTCACCCTCGCCATGAACGGCTGGGACGCGGCCGACCCCGCCTGGTGGCTCAACCTCCAGGCCCACCCCCGGGCGACCGTCGACCTCGGCGGCGGGTCCCGCGAGGTGACCGCCCACCGGGCCACCGGCGCGGAGCGCGACCGGCTGTGGTCGGCGCTGCACGGCTACCAGGGCTACGGCGACCTCGACGGCCTCGCCGCCCACCGGGGCCGGGAGACCGCGATCGTCGTCCTGACCCCGGTGCCCGCATAG
- a CDS encoding VOC family protein, with the protein MDITIHTSFLPHTDPEESLAFYRDVLGFEVRNDVGTGTMRWITVGPAGQPGTSILLAPPAVDPGITDDERRMIAEMMAKGTYGWILLATPDLDGVFEKIQASDAEVVQEPTEQPYGVRDCAFRDPAGNLVRIQERR; encoded by the coding sequence ATGGACATCACCATCCACACGAGCTTCCTGCCGCACACCGACCCGGAGGAGTCCCTCGCGTTCTACCGCGACGTGCTCGGCTTCGAGGTCCGCAACGACGTCGGCACCGGCACCATGCGCTGGATCACCGTCGGCCCCGCCGGCCAGCCCGGCACCAGCATCCTCCTGGCCCCGCCGGCCGTCGACCCGGGCATCACCGACGACGAGCGGCGCATGATCGCCGAGATGATGGCGAAGGGGACGTACGGCTGGATCCTGCTGGCCACGCCCGACCTGGACGGCGTCTTCGAGAAGATCCAGGCCAGCGACGCCGAGGTCGTCCAGGAGCCGACCGAGCAGCCGTACGGGGTGCGCGACTGCGCCTTCCGCGACCCCGCCGGCAACCTCGTCCGGATCCAGGAGCGGCGCTGA
- a CDS encoding ATP-binding cassette domain-containing protein — MAAATGPGPTAPGVTRGHDLIRVRGARENNLKDVSVDLPKRQLTVFTGVSGSGKSSLVFGTIAAESQRLINETYSAFVQGFLPTLARPEVDVLDGLTTAIVVDQQRLGGDVRSTVGTVTDANAMLRILFSRLGRPHVGPPAAFSFNVPSVRASGAITVERGGGRTVRQTFTRTGGMCPRCEGRGTVSDLDLAQLFDDSLSIAQGAITIPGWKADSFWTVRVYAESGFLDPHKPIREFTAQERHDFLHREPTRVKVEGVNLTYEGLIPKIRKSFLAKDREAMQPHVRAFVDRAVTFTACPECGGTRLSEAARAARIGGVSIADACAMQISDLAGWVRGLDEPSVAPLLDKLHQTLASFVEIGLGYLSLDRPSGTLSGGEAQRVKMLRHLGSPLTDVTYVFDEPTTGLHPHDVRRMNDLLLRLRDKGNTVLVVEHKPDTVAIADHVVDLGPGAGAAGGAVCYEGTVEGLRASGTVTGRHLADRVALKETVRTPTGRLPIRGASTHNLRDVDVDIPLGVLVVVTGVAGSGKSSLVHGSIPAGAGVVSVDQSPIRGSRRSNPATYTGLLDPVRKAFAKANGVKPALFSANSEGACPGCNGAGVVYVDLAVMAGVATVCEECEGRRFEASVLEHRLGGRDIAEVLAMPVAEAREFFADGEARTPAARAVLDRLADVGLGYLTLGQPLSTLSGGERQRLRLATHLGTQGGVYVLDEPTAGLHLADVGQLLGLLDRLVDAGKSVIVVEHHLAVVAHADWIVDLGPGAGHDGGRIVFEGTAADLAAARSTLTGEHLAAYVGG; from the coding sequence ATGGCAGCGGCAACGGGGCCGGGGCCGACCGCGCCGGGCGTCACCCGGGGGCACGACCTGATCCGGGTGCGGGGCGCCCGCGAGAACAACCTCAAGGACGTCAGCGTCGACCTGCCGAAGCGGCAGCTCACCGTGTTCACCGGCGTGTCCGGCTCCGGCAAGAGCTCGCTGGTGTTCGGCACCATCGCGGCGGAGTCGCAGCGGCTGATCAACGAGACGTACAGCGCCTTCGTGCAGGGCTTCCTGCCGACCCTGGCCCGGCCCGAGGTCGACGTGCTCGACGGGCTGACCACGGCGATCGTCGTCGACCAGCAGCGGCTGGGCGGCGACGTGCGCTCGACGGTCGGCACCGTCACCGACGCCAACGCGATGCTGCGCATCCTGTTCAGCCGGCTGGGGCGGCCGCACGTCGGGCCGCCGGCCGCGTTCTCCTTCAACGTTCCGTCGGTGCGGGCGAGCGGCGCGATCACGGTGGAGCGCGGTGGCGGCCGGACCGTGCGGCAGACCTTCACCCGCACCGGCGGCATGTGCCCCCGCTGCGAGGGCCGGGGCACGGTCTCCGACCTCGACCTCGCCCAACTCTTCGACGACTCGTTGTCGATCGCCCAGGGCGCGATCACCATCCCCGGCTGGAAGGCCGACAGCTTCTGGACGGTGCGGGTCTACGCCGAGTCGGGGTTCCTCGACCCGCACAAGCCGATCCGCGAGTTCACGGCGCAGGAGCGGCACGACTTCCTGCACCGGGAGCCGACCCGGGTGAAGGTGGAGGGCGTCAACCTCACGTACGAGGGGCTGATCCCCAAGATCCGGAAGTCGTTCCTCGCCAAGGACCGGGAGGCGATGCAGCCGCACGTCCGCGCGTTCGTGGACCGGGCGGTCACCTTCACCGCGTGCCCGGAGTGCGGCGGCACCCGGCTCAGCGAGGCCGCCCGCGCCGCCCGGATCGGCGGCGTCAGCATCGCCGACGCCTGCGCGATGCAGATCAGCGACCTGGCCGGATGGGTGCGTGGCCTCGACGAGCCGTCGGTGGCGCCGCTGCTGGACAAGCTGCACCAGACCCTCGCCTCGTTCGTGGAGATCGGGCTGGGCTACCTGTCGCTGGACCGGCCGTCGGGCACGCTGTCGGGCGGCGAGGCGCAGCGGGTGAAGATGCTGCGGCACCTCGGCTCCCCGCTCACCGACGTCACGTACGTCTTCGACGAGCCCACGACGGGCCTGCACCCGCACGACGTCAGGCGGATGAACGACCTGCTGCTGCGGCTGCGGGACAAGGGCAACACGGTGCTCGTCGTGGAGCACAAACCGGACACCGTCGCGATCGCCGACCACGTCGTCGACCTGGGGCCCGGCGCGGGCGCGGCCGGCGGGGCCGTCTGCTACGAGGGCACCGTCGAGGGGCTGCGGGCCAGCGGCACCGTGACCGGCCGTCACCTCGCCGACCGGGTCGCCCTGAAGGAGACGGTACGCACGCCCACGGGCCGGCTGCCGATCCGGGGCGCGTCGACGCACAACCTGCGCGACGTCGACGTCGACATCCCGCTCGGCGTGCTCGTCGTCGTCACCGGCGTGGCCGGCTCGGGCAAGAGCTCGCTGGTGCACGGGTCGATCCCGGCCGGCGCGGGGGTCGTGTCGGTCGACCAGAGCCCGATCCGGGGCTCGCGGCGGAGCAACCCGGCGACGTACACCGGGCTGCTCGACCCGGTCCGCAAGGCGTTCGCGAAGGCCAACGGCGTGAAGCCGGCGCTGTTCAGCGCCAACTCGGAGGGCGCCTGCCCCGGCTGCAACGGCGCGGGCGTGGTCTACGTGGACCTGGCGGTGATGGCCGGGGTCGCGACGGTATGCGAGGAGTGCGAGGGGCGGCGGTTCGAGGCGTCGGTGCTGGAACACCGCCTCGGCGGCCGGGACATCGCCGAGGTGCTGGCGATGCCGGTGGCCGAGGCGCGGGAGTTCTTCGCCGACGGCGAGGCCCGCACGCCGGCCGCGCGGGCGGTCCTCGACCGCCTCGCCGACGTGGGGCTCGGGTATCTCACCCTGGGCCAGCCGCTCAGCACGCTCTCCGGTGGCGAGCGGCAGCGGCTCAGGCTAGCCACCCACCTGGGCACCCAGGGCGGCGTGTACGTCCTCGACGAGCCGACCGCCGGCCTGCACCTCGCCGACGTCGGGCAGCTGCTGGGGCTGCTCGACCGGCTCGTCGACGCCGGCAAGTCGGTGATCGTCGTCGAGCACCACCTGGCGGTCGTGGCGCACGCCGACTGGATCGTCGACCTCGGCCCCGGGGCGGGCCACGACGGGGGCCGGATCGTCTTCGAGGGCACGGCGGCCGACCTGGCCGCCGCCCGCTCCACGCTCACGGGCGAGCACCTGGCCGCGTACGTCGGGGGGTAA
- a CDS encoding IS5 family transposase (programmed frameshift), which translates to MVSDELWAEIAPLLPPRPPRRSRYPGRKPLDDRKVLCGILFVLYTAIPWEYLPKELGFGCGMTCWRRLRDWNQAGVWQRLHELLLARLRGAGQLDLSRAVIDGSHIRALKGGPKTGPSPVDRRKPGSKHHVITDAGGIPLAITLTSGNRHDSTQTTALLDAIPAIGGRPGPPRRRPDRLYADRGYDYDSHRQQVRARGVTPVIARRGTPHGSGLGTQRWVVERTIAWLHWFRRLRIRWEIRDDIHEAFLSLACALICWRQLQRTQS; encoded by the exons ATCGTCTCGGACGAGTTGTGGGCCGAGATCGCGCCGCTGTTGCCACCCCGCCCACCACGCCGCAGCCGGTACCCGGGGCGTAAGCCGTTGGATGACCGGAAGGTGTTGTGCGGAATCTTGTTCGTGCTCTACACCGCGATCCCCTGGGAGTACCTACCGAAGGAACTCGGGTTCGGCTGCGGGATGACCTGCTGGCGCCGGTTGCGCGACTGGAACCAGGCTGGGGTGTGGCAGCGGTTGCACGAGCTGCTGCTGGCCCGGCTGCGCGGCGCGGGGCAGTTGGACCTGTCGAGGGCGGTGATCGACGGCTCCCACATCCGGGCGCTCAAAGGCGGCC CCAAAACCGGTCCGAGCCCGGTCGACCGCCGCAAGCCTGGCTCGAAACACCACGTCATCACCGACGCCGGCGGCATCCCCCTCGCCATCACACTGACCAGCGGGAACAGACACGACTCCACCCAGACCACCGCCCTGCTCGACGCCATCCCCGCGATCGGCGGCCGGCCAGGGCCACCACGGCGTCGCCCCGACCGGCTGTACGCCGATCGGGGCTACGACTACGACAGCCACCGCCAACAAGTCCGGGCCCGCGGCGTCACCCCGGTCATCGCCCGACGCGGCACACCCCACGGCTCCGGCCTCGGCACCCAACGCTGGGTCGTGGAACGCACCATCGCCTGGCTGCACTGGTTCCGCCGCCTGCGCATCCGCTGGGAAATCCGCGACGACATCCACGAAGCCTTCCTCAGCCTCGCCTGCGCCCTCATCTGCTGGCGCCAACTCCAACGCACCCAGAGTTAG
- a CDS encoding PPOX class F420-dependent oxidoreductase yields the protein MAILTEEDLALLAEPQLAHVATIEPDGSPHVTPVWVDTDGEHIVFNTAKGRQKYTNIQRNPVVAVSVVDKANDFRTLWVKGTAEFVEEGADAHIDRMAQKYLGQDTYPFGQPGEVRVIVRITPTQKLGRG from the coding sequence ATGGCGATCCTCACCGAAGAAGACCTGGCCCTGCTGGCCGAACCGCAGCTCGCCCACGTGGCCACCATCGAGCCCGACGGCAGCCCGCACGTCACGCCGGTCTGGGTGGACACGGACGGCGAGCACATCGTGTTCAACACCGCCAAGGGGCGGCAGAAGTACACCAACATCCAGCGGAACCCGGTCGTGGCCGTCTCCGTGGTGGACAAGGCCAACGACTTCCGCACCCTGTGGGTCAAGGGCACCGCCGAGTTCGTCGAGGAGGGGGCCGACGCGCACATCGACAGGATGGCGCAGAAATATCTCGGCCAGGACACCTACCCGTTCGGGCAGCCCGGCGAGGTGCGGGTGATCGTCCGGATCACCCCGACCCAAAAGCTCGGCCGCGGCTGA
- a CDS encoding FKBP-type peptidyl-prolyl cis-trans isomerase: MSERVQNRSAGQGPGKAERRLAAQLAAKKAAEKKRRLQSIVGALAGVAVVGVLITVFVVVNQGKDDAPEEVASAPSATAPAEEQPPSAPPAPQLPEGSDPALATKPKVEAGKGELKKLTVKTLIEGKGAAVKAGQQITTNYVGVFYADGKEFDASWNSGQPATFPIGVGQVIKGWDQGLVGVKVGSRVQLDIPADLAYGNDSSGGRPAGPLRFVVDVLAAQ; this comes from the coding sequence GTGAGCGAGCGTGTGCAGAACCGGTCGGCGGGCCAGGGCCCGGGCAAGGCGGAGCGGCGGCTGGCCGCCCAGCTGGCGGCGAAGAAGGCCGCCGAGAAGAAGCGCCGCCTCCAGTCGATCGTCGGCGCGCTCGCCGGTGTCGCCGTCGTCGGCGTGCTGATCACCGTGTTCGTGGTGGTCAACCAGGGTAAGGACGACGCGCCGGAGGAGGTCGCCTCCGCCCCGTCGGCGACCGCGCCGGCCGAGGAGCAGCCCCCCAGCGCGCCGCCCGCCCCGCAGCTTCCCGAGGGGTCGGACCCGGCGCTGGCCACCAAGCCGAAGGTCGAGGCGGGCAAGGGCGAGCTGAAGAAGCTCACCGTCAAGACGCTGATCGAGGGCAAGGGCGCGGCGGTGAAGGCCGGGCAGCAGATCACCACCAACTACGTGGGCGTGTTCTACGCCGACGGCAAGGAGTTCGACGCCTCCTGGAACAGCGGCCAGCCGGCCACCTTCCCGATCGGCGTCGGCCAGGTCATCAAGGGTTGGGACCAGGGCCTCGTCGGGGTCAAGGTGGGCAGCCGGGTGCAACTCGACATCCCCGCCGACCTGGCGTACGGCAACGACTCCTCGGGCGGCCGGCCGGCCGGCCCGCTGCGGTTCGTCGTCGACGTGCTCGCCGCGCAGTAG
- a CDS encoding SCO6745 family protein has protein sequence MWTHFEPVHTVTYFHPRARAAFEAVGLRGFWRGYFAGRVAPLGAVEAAPVVAAFFSFAPPVVARAVPAVWQLVTPAEALRARLTGAVQALAELAYELPERHLAEAAELLEEAAGAARPEGRVLGAANAALPAAEYPLARLWQAATTLREHRGDGHIAALVAAGLDPVETLAWRVAEGMPELNLLGRGWSPQEWEAAAGRLVERGWLTGDGKPTEHGRAEFRAVEDATDVAALHPWQALGAERTDRLRELLEPLARAGHTVIPPENPIRLPPLPA, from the coding sequence ATGTGGACGCACTTCGAGCCGGTCCACACGGTGACCTACTTCCATCCGCGGGCGCGGGCGGCGTTCGAGGCGGTCGGGCTGCGCGGCTTCTGGCGGGGCTACTTCGCGGGCCGGGTCGCCCCGCTGGGCGCCGTGGAGGCCGCCCCGGTGGTGGCCGCGTTCTTCAGCTTCGCCCCGCCCGTGGTGGCGCGGGCGGTGCCGGCGGTGTGGCAGTTGGTGACGCCGGCCGAGGCGCTACGGGCCCGGCTCACCGGCGCCGTGCAGGCGCTCGCGGAGCTGGCGTACGAGCTGCCGGAGCGGCACCTCGCCGAGGCCGCCGAGCTGTTGGAGGAGGCCGCCGGCGCGGCGCGGCCGGAGGGCCGGGTGCTGGGTGCGGCCAACGCCGCCCTGCCGGCCGCCGAATACCCGCTGGCCCGGCTGTGGCAGGCCGCGACGACGCTGCGGGAGCACCGGGGCGACGGGCACATCGCGGCGCTGGTCGCCGCCGGCCTGGACCCGGTGGAGACGCTCGCCTGGCGGGTCGCCGAGGGCATGCCGGAGCTGAACCTGCTGGGCCGGGGCTGGTCGCCGCAGGAGTGGGAGGCGGCGGCCGGGCGGCTCGTCGAGCGCGGCTGGCTGACCGGGGACGGGAAGCCGACCGAGCACGGCCGGGCGGAGTTCCGGGCGGTCGAGGACGCCACCGACGTGGCCGCCCTGCACCCGTGGCAGGCGCTCGGCGCGGAGCGCACCGACCGGCTGCGGGAGCTGCTGGAGCCGTTGGCCCGGGCCGGGCACACGGTGATCCCGCCGGAGAACCCGATCCGCCTGCCGCCGCTGCCGGCCTGA